In Sphingomonas sp. LR60, the following are encoded in one genomic region:
- a CDS encoding glycoside hydrolase family 31 protein, translating into MDTLTLEERAIAWAYDGNWVRIEAHGPSGLRLRASTYAARPAAPGALLDIDAVAATIERDGSVARIRNGGITAELDLQGRARFLDHAGRVLLEEKWRQRDTVTKFWTIGSETVETISALGLAGREFRPLPGGAAEITVRFEAKPGERLYGMGQYQQPNLDLAGCVLELAQRNSQASVPFVVSSHGYGMLWNSPAVGEACFAANGAIWTARAAHEIDYWITAADTPAQIVRNYAQVTGTAPMMPDYALGLWQSKLRYRTQDELLAVARDYRDRGIPLAVIVADFFHWPVQGDWRFDAREWPDPAAMCAELEAMGTALMVSVWPTVDPRSENYPTLVERGYLVRANRGVDVQQEFLGNTRFLDVTHPGARDFLWQTLKRNYRDKGVTLFWLDEAEPEYGAYDFDNYRYHAGEVLAVGNAYPLHYAQALHDGLTAEGATDTVSLVRCAWAGSQRYGALIWSGDIHSSFTAMRNQLSAGLNMAMAGIPWWTTDIGGFHGGHVDDPAFHELMIRWFQWAVFTPVLRMHGHRDPITPPAEPFRDGVEQCDTGAGNELWSFGDDVFAILRRFARLRERLRPYVAGLMRTAHEAGDPPMRPMFYDYPDQARSWEVDDQYMFGPDLLVAPVTAAGVEARDVWLPAGTWIDAWTGAEVAGDATIRCTAPRDRLPVFVRAGARVADAFADPAA; encoded by the coding sequence GTGGATACGCTGACGCTTGAAGAGCGCGCGATCGCCTGGGCCTATGATGGCAACTGGGTGCGAATCGAAGCGCATGGACCGAGCGGATTGCGGCTGCGCGCCTCGACCTATGCCGCCCGCCCCGCCGCGCCGGGCGCGTTGCTCGACATCGACGCGGTTGCCGCGACGATCGAACGGGACGGTTCGGTCGCACGAATCCGCAACGGCGGGATCACCGCGGAGCTGGATTTACAAGGCCGCGCGCGCTTCCTGGACCATGCCGGCCGCGTTCTGCTCGAGGAAAAGTGGCGGCAGCGCGATACGGTCACCAAATTCTGGACAATCGGCAGCGAGACGGTCGAGACGATCAGCGCGCTGGGGCTGGCCGGGCGCGAGTTCCGCCCGCTGCCGGGTGGCGCGGCGGAGATCACGGTGCGGTTCGAGGCGAAGCCGGGCGAGCGGCTGTACGGCATGGGGCAGTACCAGCAACCCAACCTCGACCTCGCCGGCTGCGTGCTGGAACTGGCGCAGCGCAATTCGCAGGCGAGCGTGCCGTTCGTCGTCTCGAGCCACGGCTATGGGATGTTGTGGAACAGCCCGGCGGTCGGCGAGGCGTGTTTCGCGGCGAATGGCGCGATCTGGACCGCGCGCGCGGCGCACGAGATCGATTATTGGATCACCGCCGCCGACACGCCCGCGCAGATCGTGCGCAATTACGCGCAGGTCACCGGCACTGCGCCGATGATGCCCGATTATGCGCTGGGCCTGTGGCAGAGCAAGCTGCGCTATCGCACGCAAGACGAACTGCTGGCGGTCGCCCGCGACTATCGCGACCGCGGCATCCCGCTGGCGGTGATCGTCGCCGATTTCTTCCACTGGCCGGTGCAAGGCGACTGGCGGTTCGATGCGCGGGAGTGGCCGGACCCGGCCGCAATGTGCGCGGAGCTGGAGGCGATGGGCACCGCGTTGATGGTGTCGGTGTGGCCGACCGTCGATCCGCGCTCCGAGAATTACCCGACGCTTGTCGAGCGCGGCTATCTGGTGCGGGCCAATCGCGGCGTCGACGTGCAGCAGGAGTTTCTGGGCAACACCCGCTTCCTCGACGTCACGCATCCCGGTGCGCGCGACTTCCTATGGCAGACGCTGAAGCGCAATTATCGCGACAAGGGCGTCACCTTGTTCTGGCTGGACGAGGCCGAACCCGAATATGGCGCCTATGACTTCGACAATTACCGTTATCATGCCGGCGAGGTGCTGGCGGTCGGCAATGCCTATCCGCTCCACTATGCGCAGGCGCTGCATGACGGGCTGACCGCCGAGGGTGCGACCGACACCGTCAGCCTGGTGCGCTGCGCCTGGGCGGGGAGCCAGCGCTATGGCGCACTGATCTGGTCCGGCGACATCCACAGCTCGTTCACCGCGATGCGCAACCAGTTGAGCGCCGGGCTGAACATGGCGATGGCGGGCATTCCGTGGTGGACGACCGATATCGGCGGCTTCCACGGTGGGCATGTCGACGATCCGGCGTTCCACGAACTGATGATCCGCTGGTTCCAATGGGCGGTGTTCACCCCGGTGCTGCGGATGCACGGGCATCGCGACCCGATCACCCCGCCTGCCGAGCCGTTTCGCGACGGCGTCGAGCAATGCGACACCGGCGCGGGCAACGAATTGTGGAGCTTCGGCGACGACGTCTTCGCGATCCTGCGCCGCTTCGCCCGCCTGCGCGAGCGCTTGCGGCCGTATGTCGCCGGGCTGATGCGCACCGCGCACGAGGCGGGCGATCCGCCGATGCGGCCGATGTTCTACGACTATCCCGATCAGGCGCGAAGCTGGGAGGTCGACGACCAATATATGTTCGGCCCCGACCTGCTGGTCGCACCCGTCACCGCAGCGGGCGTCGAGGCGCGTGACGTGTGGCTGCCGGCGGGCACGTGGATCGATGCCTGGACCGGGGCGGAAGTGGCGGGTGACGCGACGATCCGCTGCACCGCGCCGCGCGACCGACTGCCGGTGTTCGTGCGTGCCGGCGCGCGGGTTGCAGATGCGTTTGCGGACCCGGCGGCATGA